From a region of the Labrus mixtus chromosome 5, fLabMix1.1, whole genome shotgun sequence genome:
- the LOC132973846 gene encoding perforin-1-like yields the protein MASRLSLLLLLLCSVTATHAQLKVFNLRASDLPSNLLGTTDGFVKVFCSSASLGKTSVRNNNRNPWWEEEFSYFKAQENDILRLELFDWDFLFDDQLGVCQRSVKVGTHQHDCFLKRGGTLHYSYTLQGQ from the coding sequence ATGGCCTCCCGTCTGtcgctcctcctgctgctcctctgcagTGTGACTGCTACTCATGCTCAGCTCAAGGTGTTCAACCTGAGGGCCAGCGACCTCCCCTCAAACCTGCTGGGTACCACTGACGGCTTTGTCAAGGTGTTCTGTAGCTCCGCCTCTCTGGGTAAAACGTCAGTTCGTAACAACAACCGAAACCCGTGGTGGGAGGAGGAGTTCTCCTACTTCAAGGCACAGGAGAACGACATCCTGAGGCTCGAGCTTTTCGACTGGGACTTCCTGTTTGACGACCAGCTGGGAGTCTGTCAGAGATCGGTGAAGGTGGGAACCCACCAGCATGATTGCTTCCTAAAGAGAGGTGGAACGCTCCATTACTCCTACACCCTCCAAGGACAGTAG